The region CATCATGCTCAACGCCACGCCCGACAGCATGGTGGAGCTGCGCTCCGGGTCGATCCCGCTGACGCGCGGCCGCATGGGGCGGCGCAATCACAACATCGCCGTGCGCTGCGAAGCCGCGCTCAGCTCCCAGGCCCGCCGGGCCGTGCAGAAGATCAAGTGAGGGATCACACATGACCCTCGCTGGCATCGCCCTTCAAATACTCCTCGCCGTCCTTCTGGTGGTGGCGCTGGTGTTCGGCATGCGTCTTGAGCGCCGCCTGAAGGCGCTCAAAGACAGCCATGAGGGTTTCGCCAAGGCCGTACTGGACCTGGACAGCGCCGCCCAGCGCGCCGAGCAGGGCTTGGCCGACCTGCGCGCCGCCACGGACGAGGCCGCCGAGCAGCTGGCCGACCGTATCGACAAGGCCCGCGCCCTGACCGCCAAGCTGGACCGAGGCATCGCCCAGGCGTCTCGCGGCGGCGAAAGCGCACGGCCTCAGGCCAACCGACCGCCGGTCGAGCCGCCGGTGACACGGGCCCGCGCGGCTTTCGCCGCCGTGGATCGCCCGCCGCCGCCGCCGGAAACCCTACGTTCACGCCCCCGGGCTGATGATGACGATCTGTTCGACCCGCCGACCGGTTCCGGTGGGTTCGCACCCCGACCTGGAGGCCGGCGATGAAGAACATTCCCCGCATCCTGCCGCTGGTTGGCGTCGCCGCCGTCGGTGTGCTCGCCCTTAACGCCCTTTCGGGGGCGAAAACGTTTTCAGACATGACCTCCGGGGCCCGGGCCTTCGCCGAGGAGGCCGCGGCCAAGGTCGCGCCCAAGGACGACAAGAACGCCGCCGCCGAGACTGAAAAGCCGGCCGAGAAGGCCGCGGCCAAACCCGCGCCGGTCGCCGCCTGCGGACCGAGCGCCGCCGCCCTGGCCAAGGAAGCCGGGCTGTCGCCCGCAGAACTGAACATCTTGCAGAGCCTGCGCGCCCGCAGCGGCCAATTGGACGCCCGCGAGCAGGACATGGATGTGCAACTGAAGCTGCTCGCCGCCGCCGAGGCCAAGCTCGACGCCAAGATCAACACGCTCAACGCCCTGAAGTACAAGATGGAAGACGTCGTAGGCCAGGGCGACAACAAGACCAACGCGGAGGTTGACCGCATGGTGACGGTCTTCTCCTCGATGAAGGCCAAGGATGCGGCGGCCCGTCTGGCCGTGCTGGACGATTCCGTCCGTCTGCCGATCGCCGCCAAGATGAAGGAGCGGGCGCTGTCGATGGTGCTGGCCGCCATGCCGCCCGCCGAAGCCAAGAAGCTAACCGAGAGCCTAGCCAAGCGGTACGCCGACAACGAAGCCATGAAGAAGGGACGCGCGGCCCTGGCCCCTGGCGGCGATCAGGCGGCGGTCGACGCCGCCGCGGCCGAGGAAGCCGCCAAGACCGCGCCGGCCAAGGCGCCAGCCAGGCAACCCCAGCGCCGGCCGGCCAAGGGGTAGATGATGAGCCTGCGCACGGTCCTGCGCGGCGGCGTGGCGGCGGTCTGCATCGCCGCCACAGTCGCGCCAGCGGGCGTCGCGGCGCCCGCCAGGACCGATGCGCGCGGTCCGCTGGATGTGCGGGTGGCGCAAGCCAAGGACTTCACCCGCCTGGAATTCCACTGGACCGGTCGCGCCAGCGTCTCCACCAAGCGTGAAGGCCAGGTGCTGACCTTGCGGTTCAGCAGGGGCGCCAAGCCGGACATCGCCTCGCTGAAAGCCTTTCCGCCCAAGTGGCTGAAAAAGATCGAGAGCCGCGACATCGGCGGTCGGCTTGAGGTCGCCCTGACCCTGGCCGATGACGCCGAGGCCAAGGTCGGCCAGGCGGACGGAACCACCTTCGTCAATCTGTTCGCCGCTCCTCCCAAGGTCGCCGAGGCCGCCAAGCCGGCAGAGCCCAAGAAGGTCGATCCGGTGCCAGCCGGCGGCATCGTACGGGTCCGGTCCGAAACCGCCGGCCTGCAGACGCGCCTGGTGATCGACTGGAACGCCCCGACGCCCGCCGCCGTATTCCGCCGGGGCGATGCGATCTGGGTGGTGTTTGACGCCCCCGCTCGATTGGACGTCTCCGGCGCGGCGCGAAGCACGGCTCAATACACGCGCCTTGAGCCGATCCATGGCGAGGGGTTCGCCGCCCTGCGCATCGTCGCGCCCGCGAAGGTGGCCGCCCAGGCCACGGGGGAGGGGCCCCGCTGGACGGTGGCGCTCGGGCCGCAACGTGGCGCGGGCTCCAGCGGCGTCGCCGTGGAACGCGATCTTGAAGCCGCGCCCGCCGGCCTGAAGGCCGAACTTTCGGGCGCTAGCCGGGCGATCTGGGTCGACGATCCCGCCGTGGGCGACCGTCTGGCCGTCGTCCCGGCTCTGGCGCCGTCAAAGGGCGTGGCCGCCCGCCGGGCCTTCGCCCAGCTGGCGGTGCTGCCGTCCAGCCAGGGTCTGGCGGTCGAGCCCTATGCCGGCGATCTGAACTTCACGGTGGAAGGCGATCTGGTTCGTATCGGCCGACCGCAGGGCCTCGCCCTGTCGGCCACCACCGCCCGGCCGCAAGCCGAGGCGCGGCTCGAAACGCCCCAGCCGGCAGGCATGCCGGCCCTGATCGACGAGACCTGGGGCGCGACCCCCAAGGGCAAGTTCCTGGAGCGTTACAACGCCCTGCAGGACGCCGCCTCCGACGAGGCCGCCCAGGTTCGCGCGCCGGGCAAGGACGCCCCTGTGGCCGCGCGCATGGCCTTGGCGCGTTTCCTGGTGGGCTCCAATCTTGGTTACGAGGCCATCGGCGTACTCAACAACGCGGCCCGCAGCCGCCAGAGCCTGATGGGCGATCCGGAATTCCGCGGTCTGCGCGGCGTGGCTCGCATCTCCGTCGGCCGCTTCGCGGAGGCGGAGGCCGACCTGTCCTCCCCCGTGTTGCTGGGCGAGGCGTCATCGTCCATGTGGCGCGGTTACGCCGCCGCCAAGGCCGGCGACTGGGCGACCGCACGCAAGATGTTCGAGCAGGGCACGCCGGCCTTCGAACACTTTTCACCGGTCTGGAAAGCGCGCTTCGCCGCCGCCGACGCCGAGGCGGCCGTGGAGCAGGGCGATCTGGCGTCAGCCCGCGAAGGGATCGCCACCGCCCTGGCCGGCGCGATCCCCGCAGAGGAGCAATTGAAGGTCCGCCTGATCCAGGCCCGCCTGTTCGAAATGAGCGGCGACCGTCGCCGCGCGCTCAATGTCTTCAAGGCCGTGGCCACCGCACCTCTTGACGGCGTCGCAGCGCCAGCCCTGCTGAACGCCACCCGTATCCAGGTCGAGGACGGCAAGCTGACGCCGGACAAGGCGGCCGCCGTCTATGACCAACTGCGTTATCGCTGGCGGGGCGACGCCACCGAGCTGAAAACTATCCGAACCCTGGGGTCGCTCTATTTGGGCCAGGGCCGCTATCGCGAGGCGCTGGAAGCGCTG is a window of Caulobacter sp. NIBR2454 DNA encoding:
- a CDS encoding DUF6468 domain-containing protein translates to MTLAGIALQILLAVLLVVALVFGMRLERRLKALKDSHEGFAKAVLDLDSAAQRAEQGLADLRAATDEAAEQLADRIDKARALTAKLDRGIAQASRGGESARPQANRPPVEPPVTRARAAFAAVDRPPPPPETLRSRPRADDDDLFDPPTGSGGFAPRPGGRR
- a CDS encoding tetratricopeptide repeat protein, with product MSLRTVLRGGVAAVCIAATVAPAGVAAPARTDARGPLDVRVAQAKDFTRLEFHWTGRASVSTKREGQVLTLRFSRGAKPDIASLKAFPPKWLKKIESRDIGGRLEVALTLADDAEAKVGQADGTTFVNLFAAPPKVAEAAKPAEPKKVDPVPAGGIVRVRSETAGLQTRLVIDWNAPTPAAVFRRGDAIWVVFDAPARLDVSGAARSTAQYTRLEPIHGEGFAALRIVAPAKVAAQATGEGPRWTVALGPQRGAGSSGVAVERDLEAAPAGLKAELSGASRAIWVDDPAVGDRLAVVPALAPSKGVAARRAFAQLAVLPSSQGLAVEPYAGDLNFTVEGDLVRIGRPQGLALSATTARPQAEARLETPQPAGMPALIDETWGATPKGKFLERYNALQDAASDEAAQVRAPGKDAPVAARMALARFLVGSNLGYEAIGVLNNAARSRQSLMGDPEFRGLRGVARISVGRFAEAEADLSSPVLLGEASSSMWRGYAAAKAGDWATARKMFEQGTPAFEHFSPVWKARFAAADAEAAVEQGDLASAREGIATALAGAIPAEEQLKVRLIQARLFEMSGDRRRALNVFKAVATAPLDGVAAPALLNATRIQVEDGKLTPDKAAAVYDQLRYRWRGDATELKTIRTLGSLYLGQGRYREALEALRSAGQRLPDHPEARLLQADLSGAFRALFLDGMADGLQPIQALALFYDFKDLTPIGADGDLMVRNLVRRLVDVDLLDQAADLLKYQVDNRLDGAAKSQIATDLAVIYLMNRKPENALRAINETRTTVLTPALNADRRVITARAMVMLGRTDAGLEIIEQDKSREAADIRAEAAWKQRDWPAAGQMLETALGERWKTSLALGPDEEGKLLRAGVAYSLAGDEAALGRLRGRYSGLLDQARNPDALRVALAGPDGDVTSASDFTSIAADSDAFSGWVSKMKERFRTKPEAPKAPPAKKA
- a CDS encoding MotE family protein, translated to MKNIPRILPLVGVAAVGVLALNALSGAKTFSDMTSGARAFAEEAAAKVAPKDDKNAAAETEKPAEKAAAKPAPVAACGPSAAALAKEAGLSPAELNILQSLRARSGQLDAREQDMDVQLKLLAAAEAKLDAKINTLNALKYKMEDVVGQGDNKTNAEVDRMVTVFSSMKAKDAAARLAVLDDSVRLPIAAKMKERALSMVLAAMPPAEAKKLTESLAKRYADNEAMKKGRAALAPGGDQAAVDAAAAEEAAKTAPAKAPARQPQRRPAKG